Part of the Cyprinus carpio isolate SPL01 chromosome A12, ASM1834038v1, whole genome shotgun sequence genome, acacaaacaccacacacacacacacacaaacacacacacacacacaccactatcacaaaagacacacagaaaaacaaacaaacagacaaacagacacacacacacacacacacagacacatacaatatacacacacacacactgacacacacagacacacacacacacacacacacacacacacagagacacacacacacacacacacacacaaacaaacaaacacacacacaaacacacacaaatacatagacatacatacatacacacacacacaaccatcagTCAAGAGAACTTACCAATAGAGTAACTAATTTAAAATCAgttataatgatattaaaatgaaGTGTCTGAATAAACTCCCACTGAATCCTGCATCTTCCTCACCTTCATCAGCATCAAAAAAGcctcatcatcttcctcttcctcactgCCGCGCCTCATTAACATACTCGtgtttatgaatattcataagccCCCCTGCATTATTAATAACGCGcggtctgtctgtgtgtgtgtgtgtgtgtgtgtgtgtgtttctgtgtgttttaccTGCTGCCGGTCCGCGCGGATCGATTCTGCTCCTCCCGCGTGCCTCACACTGCCTCTAGACGGATTATTCAAATGTACGCACACACGTCACGCTACGTCATGACGCAACCGGCTTCAGCGCTATAAATGTGAAACATTCTAATACTGTAATGGTTTTATCGCgactgtaattaattaatctgaAGTGACTGAGTGTGTGAACAGACTCATAGCGTGACGCAACACTAGTTATTCATCTCCCCTGATATAATTTGGGCCAAATATTGTCTAAAATGTGTAATCATTGATTCATTTGGCAGACAGAAAAGCAATTTACAGTGcttgaaacatacattttcactAATTCAAATGTAGTTTGGGAAAagttatgaatttaaaaaaataaaaattattattattatcattattatcgaAAACATACGAAAAAAAACTCCTTgtgtattttattctatttttggtCAGCAGCATCTACGTGCGCTTCCAGCATTAAGCGGCTGGACTTCATATCCCAGAAGCCCCTGTGCCGCGCGTGCGCAGTCCCGTCTGCAGGAGTGGATCTGGAGAAGCAGTGAAGAGGTAATAACAACATATTACTCTACGGTGTGAACACTTggaaataaagctctttctgattttgAAAGTAATGTCAGCGGTGATCATTCTTGATCAGacaaataattgattaaataaacagatgtatacaaatataaaactacCCTCACATAAACACTAAGTATGCAGTATATGCTGTGCAGTGTGCAGTGTGAGTAGTATTGTGTgatctgaagtgtgtgtgtttgtgtggcgcATTTCTGCACTAATGAGACTCAGACACCGTTCACATCCTCAGAGAGAGAGGACTGCAGCCCCACCTGCTGGTGCGTGAGGGTACtgcacactgaaacacacacacacacacacacacacacacacacactgtcacactcacacacactctgtcacactcacagacacacactctctctctcacacacacacactctcacacactctgtcacactcacagacacacacacactctctctctctcacacacacacactctcacacacactcacacacacacacagagagacagacacacaatcacactcattGAATATTTGTTGGTGTGATGTGTGTAATTTCCTGCATGAGCCGTGTGtgagcagcaggtggcgctgcaGCAGAGTCTTACTctgagaataaaatataattgacaGATCAGTCAGTTTTCAACAAGAAACAACAAACCCAAGACTGACAAAAACTAAAGAAACAGATATAAACCACAGGTACCACAGGTTATATTTTCTAAGGTTAGTGTAAAATCTCTATCCAGTCACATGACCTCCCCAGAGCTCCTCCCCCAATCAGAACATCTGAACCCTCTGTAAGTCCCGCCCCTTCCTCTGGTCATACAATCTTCATGTAAATGATTCATATTAAGTGTTTGTAGCAGATATTCAGTGTTGACACATCTACAGCGCTGAGCTCCTGTGATTGGCTGACTGAATCATGTGAGTCGCTCGCGCCGGTGCTGATCTGAGAGCAGTGCTCACTCCCAGCATGCAGTGCTGCTGTTGGAGAGCAGCTGACCTCCGTGCGTCTGTGCAGGAAGTGAGTCTGACGGCAGCGTTACACATCATTAGGCGCAGCCGcccatctgctctgattggaTGAAACAGGATCCCGTGACCAGCAGATCTTCTGGAGTTCAGCCGCCCTCTGCTGCTAATGAGCCTCTTTTTCCTGTTGATCTGAGATGATACGAGGCTCGCTGCGAACATCAGGCCTCGGATCGTTCAGCGTAACTGTGACCAGTCACCGAAACCAGCGAGGGTCACTGCGCTGATGTGTCCAGAATACAGTCTGTGTGTTATAGTGAATACAGGGACCAGCTCAGGTCAGGTCAGATGACTCTCGGTCAGATCCAGTGACGGTCATCTGAGACATCACAGAGCTCACTGACGCCAGCCTGTGATTGGTCAGACTccgcttgacctttgacctctgactgGTGTCTTCTGTCCCCGCCGCAGCCACACTGACCGATCACTGACCACGACACGACCCTCGTGATTCATGCACCGAGACATGAAGGAAGCTGTGAAAGCCAGACGCTAACACCTTTACATACAGCACActataaagacattcataatgtacaCAAGGCATTGTATctttgcataaataaatgtaaccaaagttaaaatgcattataatattttgtcatgtgttttaatgcattgcacTTCCTAAAAGTGTAACAATGACTAGCTGAGTATTATAACTGTGGCTTCTATTCTGAGATCATACGATGCATTATAAGCTGCATTACAACTACCTTATAATGCATTCTATATAAAAGTCTTTGTGTATTTCCTCCTAATATTCACGATGATCAATGATAGATGCACTGATGGATCTGCTGATTAAGGTTATCTCAAGGCAGAATGTCCGGCGATGTTTGCTGGAGCTCCGGTGACTCCGCTTCATGTGTTTGAGCTGCGTTCAGGACAATAGCTGGAAATCTGCGCTGTCCTCGCGGCGTGATGAACAAACATCATCACAGAGATCTGGAGCAGAGGTCGAGGCACACAGACGTCTTTGTGTCCCTAACAGCTGCTCATTTCACAACACGCTCCAGTCTCACAACTGAGGTGTAACAGTTCAGATGCTGATGtacagcagatgcttttattctaGCGCAGCAGATTCTGAACATGAAGGCCACTTTTAACCCTCGCACATAAAGCTACAGTGAAATAAGCTGCTATGAGAGTCTAACAGATGTTATATTTCACTTGGACTCAACCAAACTCAGTCGGAGTCAGTGGAGAGGCTCAGAATCCTGGTCTGGACGGAGCTGACGGTTCAGGGTTTGAGATCAAACACGTTTACTGAGCGAAAGAAGAGCTGTTCAAGTCTTCTGCCTCTTCATGTGTTACAATAACCACCGAGCGATGAAAACTAACAGACATCTGGGAATGATGTTGTGATCGGACATATGGACGCACATCCTGCTGGACAGGAAATGAGGCGTAACCAGACGagcgttcacacacacacacacacacacacacacacacacacacgtgttgtgACAGACAGGTGTCTATAGCAACAGTGTTGGGTCTGACACTCTGTACAACAAAAGACCGAGACCTTGTTAAATACAGTGAGAGGAAATAACTTCCTGTGTGTTTGATCTGTGTTTCCTGTTGAGATCAGAGCGGCTCACTGCGAAACACACTGCTTTAGGATCTTATTGTTTTTTACATCTCGTCTCTGTAATTAAAGGTTACTCAAGAGGACGGTGTGATTGATCATCATACCAGCCTACAGAACCTCAGTGAGACACTCTCAGAGGAAGTGCTCTCATCTCAACAGGAAATGGCTGCCCTCTCAGGCTGTATGTGTGCTGCTTGTGTGATTTGACTTTCAGTTCATATTCCTAAAATACActgagcgagcgagagagagagagagatagagagagagagagagagagagagagagagagacacacacacagagagagagagagagagagagagagagagagagagaaagagaagtgaGGGAAGAGACAGAAGaagaagatagagagagagaagagagacagagagaagagagagagagagagagagagaacagatgagagagagagagacagaaagagagagagagagagagaggaaagagagtacagagagagagagaaaagagagagagaggagagaggagtgAGAAAATAGAGAAGgaggagtaagagagagagagagaggagacagagagaaaagagagagagagagagagagagaaaaggaggagaaagagaagaggagagagagagagagagaggagggagaaaGAAGaccaagaggagagagagagagagagagagaaggaggagaggagagagaggtaGAAAGGGGAGAAAGAGataggagaaagagaaagaaagagaagaaagaaaaagaaggagagagagaggacagaagagacagaagagagagagagagagagagagagagagagagagagagagagagagactctcaTGGTTATATGGATCATATTTCTCTCCAATATCAAACAGCAGAAATTAAACTGTGCATAAAAGAGAAGCCTTACAGCATTGAGATCTAGATTATTATcaaatttgtgacattattttcatgataattaagcACTGTAATATAATACAGTGATGACAATCCTCACACTGACACTTCATTAAATGGAGCTTGAATAGAGCGCAGTCCATCAAACAGCACTTCAGCATTACTGGAATGAGATTTATTCCCATCAATCACATGAAAATGCTGTTTATTCATAGAGAAATAAGTACATTTACTTCTGTAGTTATTCAAcgtaaaaagacaaaaatagatcTAATAGCTTTTTTCACCAGTGAGGAACTCGATTACCTGATTACTACTGTTACACATCTGAAGCCCTTcaacaagagtgtgtgtgtgtgtgtgtgtgtgtgtgtgtgtgtgtgtgtgtgtgtgtgtgcgtatgagagtgtgagtgtgtgtctgtgtatctgtgtctgtgtgtgtgtgagtgtgtgtctgtctgtgtgtgtgtgagtgtgagtgtttgagagtgtgtgtgtgtctgtgtgagtgtgagtgtgtgtgtgagtgtgtgtgtttgagagtgtttctgtgtgagtgtgtatgtgagtgagtgtgtgtgtgtgtgtgtgtgtgtgtgagtgtgtttgagagtgtttctgtgtgagtgtgtgtgtgtatgtgagtgagtgtgtgtgtgtgtcagtgtgtgtgagtgtgtgtttgagagtgtgtgtgtttgagagtgtgtgtgtgtgtatgtgtctgtgtgtgtgtgtgtgtgtgtgtgtgagtgtgagtgtgtatgtgagtgtgagtgtgagtgtgtatgtgtctgtctgtgtgtgtgtgtgagtgtgtatgtgtgtgtgtgtttgtgtcagtgtgtttGACACTCTGCACACATAACtctttgagagtgtgtgtgtgtgagtgtgtgcgtgtgtgtgtaaaagtcaGAGCACGAGTGTTTTTCACGTCGGCTCCTGCTCATCTAAACGCATGCGTGTTCTCACGCGGCACACAGAGCTCGTTCTGATGACGTGACGTCCTCCGTGTGCTTCACCCTGAGTCGATTACATGTGTCCCACGTCCACTTACTGAAGCGCTTGTCCATAATAATCCAACGGGAATGCTGGGAATCACCTCAGTTCCTCTCAATCTGCTCGATGTCCAGTTCTCCGCCCAGCTGGAATGAGTCCCGCCCCCTCCGGCTGCAGAGCCCCGCCCACAGACACTCACGCTCCTTCCCGCCGCTCCGCCCCGCCGGCCAGCTGGCCTCTGATTGGTGGATGACGGTGTCCTCTTTGGTCTGGTGTCGGTCGGGCGTGACGTCTCCCTCGTCGTGGAGCGTCTGCTCGTCTCCAGCGAATCCTGGACAGCTGAGACTGTGAAAGTCCTGCAGCTTCTgtaggaaacacacacacaaacagtgacattaacaacagaaacacacacgtgACATCAGCAGCAGCGAGCTACTGTTCCTCAAACTCAAAGCTACAGCTCAACCAAGACAGCTTTTAATGGCAAAACGAGCAGAAATGATATCGACATCAAACTTCTGGCTAAAATagtccaaaatccataataacacttcctccagtgaacaagtgcatctgctgttgtctctcacatcaaaatccagacacatatttctctcctgattcacaccagaacactttttcactggaggaagtgtcaTTATGAACTCGTATTttaacatcttgatggatttgttctgTTGATTGTCCAGTCACATGTCTGATATTTCACTAATGACAGCTAACTGACCAGCTCTTATTCATTACATCAGCGGTCAGGCCTCGTTACCATAGAAACAGAATATTTGGTTTGTAAATGGAGCCGTTTTTCCACTGACACAATCAtcaacattgtgtgtgtgtgtgtgtgtgtgtggctttagcaaacaataaacacacacacagagaaggtTGTGCTCATGTAATGGTTCGGTTCTTATTCCCAGTGCGTTGACCGATGACCTCTGACCTGCAGGAGGTGATCAGTGACTCCAGGCGTGTGGTGTATCAGACCTCACTGGAGTTAGTACAGGGTTTATTACACCTGTCTGTTCCCTGCTGGCTCGGCTACACAGTGCAGACGTTAGTAATTAAACCTCTGGTGGTGTTAGTATTAAAGAGCTGTGCACCTTACCGTAAATTCCCCCACCGGTTTTCTTTTGATTGTATAAAAATTCCCCCCCCAATATTTCTCTCCTTTATTGATTGTTAGTGTCAGTATTTGCACCTTTAGTTACCACATGAGCATGTTTTTTCCTTCTAGACACCGGTTTTCTTTTGattgtttaataattgttttcttaTCCTGTAAAtaaattggtttattttttaaaatatttgttgtttgccTCTTTTATGTTGCAGTATATGAGCCAGCGGACAGAAACAGCCTCACATCCTCATCTTTTAGACAGAAACCACTACAAGCCCAGTGATCTCAGCAATCattcaggaacacacacacacacacacacacacaggtttccatgttttataggTTCATTCTATAAGCGTAATGATTTTTCAACTGTCCAAACTGCATTTTCTATCctcctacccctcacagaaaccACCAGGCAGTTTTACATCTTCAAAAAACTTCCTCAtagagaccaaaaaaaataaaaatatccccacactggtattactatccttgtactgaataccaggtacacacacacacgcacacacacacacacacacgcacacacgacTGACCTGTGTCATCTTGAGCAGGTCCAGTGAAGGCCTGTGTTTGTGAGAGTCCGCCGGTCTCCTCCGCTTCACGCCGGTCTTCTTGTCGTTGTGGACGCAGGGCTGTGACCGGCTGCGGGCGAGTCCCTGACTGTGGCGGCGCTCCAGCTCCGGCGTGGAGTCGGGCGAGCTGAACTCGGTGGGGCAGATCTGCTCGTGTGAGAGGTAGAGAGCCTGCGGCGTCTGTGGGGACGCGGAGAAGGCGGCGAAAGGGAAGCCGTGGCTGAAGGTCTCCGGCGGATTGATGCGTGTCGGCAGGCTGAAGCTGGAGCTGCGCTGCATGGCGGGAAACCCAGACGGAGCAAAGGCACCGCGCTGTACGCTTCCTCCACTGTGGCAGCGGCGCTTCTCCACGGACGTCCACACGCGTGATCCCTGCGGCCGCCACGAGGAGCGACAGCCGAGCTCATCGGAGCAGGACAGCGAGCGGCACTGGCGTTTACTGGGTGGTGCGGCGCTGCCAGGAGAGGGCGCTTCGCTCAGACTGAGGTCACGCAGCAGGCCGCTGATGCCACCGGCGGCACCCGCCTCACGAGCGGAGCACGTCTCTCGCATGCTGTCCCACAGACTCTCCAGACTAGAGCCCACCGGCCGCTGTTGGACGCCACACACTCCACCGACCTCCGGCCAGCGTCCAGACTCTACAACACACAACAGCTGCCGTGAGAATCTGAGACATGAAGCAGCGCAGtaatgtgttcatttacacacgaGCAGCTCACAATTCAAGCAGCTCCACATACACCCTGCTTTCGTTTCACTACAGTTTGAGATTAGCTTGAGACAACATGCACCAAACTAGTTTTGTCAAAAGTACAGATCTCTGTActgagattttaaaaatgtgatgatACCAGCATTTCCTCTCTGGCATTTTGAGCCGATTCTCATTGTGTTCATGtgctcaacagatatgtctgtgattggctacaatgatcatcgCTTCACTCTCTTCACCGAGCGCTTGCACAGATACACACAAAAGCATTTGAAAGCCACGTCTATCAGTGGTTCCATCTATGAGCAGATAATATAATGCTCAAACCTCAGATCTGCTCCTGTAAATGTATCGACCTCTAGTCTGAGACGCTTCTTTAACACAGCAGAGGCGAACAAAAGAGAAGCAGGAGGGCCGAGCTCACAGGAAGAGCCTGTGGACATCACAGAAGCAACACAGCTGTGCCTGAGAAACAAAGAGCCAGAAATAGAGCCGTCTGATTGGTGGCAGGCTGCCAGACAGCTGAACATCTGTGTGTTAAGAGTGTGTTTTGGTTACTCGCTCTTAACATGAATCACTCGCACCCCATGAGACCTCTGACCAACTACTGTCGAAAAACATCGCCAGCGGTGCGATAAATCATGGAGTTACTCAGAATGATATGAAACGTGACTGGGGACGACAGAGACGTGAGAAACATGACATACTACACTCTCATACTCATCCATACTCAATACTACATAATCTATAAGCATTCTATACTACGTACAGTCTATACTATATTCTCAATCTATACTTTCACACTATACTACATAATCTATACTCACTCTTTACTACATACTCACACTCAATACTACATTCTCAATCTATACTCACACTCTATACTACATTCTCAATCTATATTCACACTCTATACTACATTCTCAATCTATACTACATACTCAATCTAGACGTGAGAAACATGACATACTACACTCTCATACTCGTCTATACTACATACTCAATACTACATAATCTATAAGCATTCTATTCTACGTACACACTATACTACATTCTCAATCTATACTTCCACGCTATACTACATAATCTATACTCACTCTTTACTACATACTCACACTCTATACTACATTCTCAATCTATACTACATACTCAATATTACATTCTCAATCTATACTTCCACGCTATACTTCATACAGTCTATACTCACACTCTAAACTACATACAATCTATAAAACTCTTTACTATATACTCACCCTCAATATTACATTCTCAATCTATACTTCCACGCTACACTACATAATCTATACTCACACTCTATACTACATTCTCAATCTATACTTCCACGCTATATTACATAGTCTATACTCACACTCTATACTACATACAATCTATACATTCTTTACTATATACTCACCCTCAATACTACATTCTCAATCTATACTTCCACGCTATACTACATAATCTATACTCACTCTTTACTACATACTCACACTCTATACTACATTCTCAATCTATACTACATACTCAATATTAAATTCTCAATCTATACTTCCACGCTATACTTCATACAGCCTATACTCACACTCTATACTACATACAATCTATACACTCTTTACTATATACTCACCCTCAATACTACATTCTCAATCCATACTTCCACGCTACACTACATACTCAATCTATACTCACTTTTTACAAaggaacaaaataaaaccaacacaataaatcagtgcaaatagttttaataaagttcaaataGTTTTCAGTTTTCACATCTTTTAGGCTActtttacactagtgtgttttcgttttaaaaaGCATAGTTTagaatcataatttttattaattcccCCTGATTTTCTGATGAGCATTAGCTGCTCCCAGCACTCTTGAGTCTGTTTTCTCTTCTGCGATCGCTGTTCTGACTCAGAGGAAGCTCATTCTCTGCTCATATGTCAATCATATAACACGTTCATATCCTGCCGTCTCTGATGACGAGCGTTCTGTACATAAGAAACCCAGAAAAACTTaatttaggcacatcaaccatgcTGCATGCTTACTGGCTCACTGATGAGATTATCCTCTTAGGTATCAAAATGTGTTACCGAATGACAATACAGTTTTTGATACTCAAGGGTATCGAGGCAATTCGGTCGGTGCCTAAAAAGTGTTGAACTCGATACCCAGCCCTACACGTAACCCTCGCCTGTGTCTGCCTATATGAGGACATCAATACATGAACCTCATCTCTAGAGCTGCTAGACTCAGATCAGGAGATTCTGACCATTTCATTTGACAGAAGCACAGAAACTCAAGGTCTTCATGACAACCCGACAAAATAAGAGTTCGGTTTAACTTGAAATTGTGACAAATATATTACTACTGCACAGTAGAATGTTCTTCTCAAAGTAGgagtactactactaatataaatgtaaacatcaaaagcaattgttacatttgatgacattttaaaagattaaattgtTGATGTTTTGCTCTCCACTGTTTTTggtaataaatatgtattaatgcataaatccagaaaaatgtaaacagacaACACAGTATTTCTGAAAAAGTAAAACATTCCATCTGGCCATCATGAAATATTAagttgttaaagttttatatatgcaattgattagacatgcttttagattttttaaattaaaaccattaaaacagagtccagaaAAAAATTCTACAGAAATGTAAGCATCTGTTTAATCACTGTTATAATTATGAGGGGGTCCCCaaaagtttgagaacccctgATGCTGTCCAGGGATTGTTCCGATGGCGGCGTGTGGCTCAGGTTCACACCCAGTGGATCAGAACAGCAGTGTTTTTCTCAAGTCAAAAGCAGAAATGCTCTGGCCGTGGGCACACAGCACAACAAAGAGCCTAACCATCGATCTAACGCAGCACAAAACCCTATTGATCACTCAACTCTGTTTATTCCACTCAAACACGAGCTCTGTTTTCAGAGAGGAGTCGTTCTGGAGACAAACAGTATCAGAACAAACATCGAGCTGCTCATCCGTGCCATTCAGCTCGGAGACGCCCGCACCTGTGCCGTCTAAAACTAGGCCTCATGGGTACCAGACACTAAATGAGCAGATGTTGAAGGCAGCGCACTTTCTATTTCGCTCTTTCATGGAGGTGAAGATACGCTGATCCAATCAGTGAAGGGGCAAATGCAGAACAGAAAGATGTTTGATCGTTATGAGTTCAAATTTGTGGTGTATTGGCACTTACCCATGATTCCAAAGGAG contains:
- the fam53b gene encoding protein FAM53B, producing MCVAMVIIHTKTLEKKAVDDVASTESLQLHESPTMSQGTALFSFGIMESGRWPEVGGVCGVQQRPVGSSLESLWDSMRETCSAREAGAAGGISGLLRDLSLSEAPSPGSAAPPSKRQCRSLSCSDELGCRSSWRPQGSRVWTSVEKRRCHSGGSVQRGAFAPSGFPAMQRSSSFSLPTRINPPETFSHGFPFAAFSASPQTPQALYLSHEQICPTEFSSPDSTPELERRHSQGLARSRSQPCVHNDKKTGVKRRRPADSHKHRPSLDLLKMTQKLQDFHSLSCPGFAGDEQTLHDEGDVTPDRHQTKEDTVIHQSEASWPAGRSGGKERECLWAGLCSRRGRDSFQLGGELDIEQIERN